From a single Candoia aspera isolate rCanAsp1 chromosome 2, rCanAsp1.hap2, whole genome shotgun sequence genomic region:
- the GPX8 gene encoding probable glutathione peroxidase 8 isoform X1 — translation MEPSLPVATYTLKSSKLKVKVFVIFISLVLCTAILGLLKLRFLKHRDFYSFEVKDSKGRTISLEKYRGKATLVVNVASYCQYTEKNYIMLQELQREFGSSHFTVLAFPCNQFGEMEPGQNEEIHFFAKSNYGVTFPIFSKIKILGTEASPAFKFLIDSSKKEPKWNFWKYLISPEGKVVKFLRPEEPIENIKSDIAALIRQIILKKREDL, via the exons ATGGAGCCGTCTCTGCCCGTTGCAACATACACTCTAAAAAGCTCAAAGCTGAAAGTCAAGgtttttgttattttcatttctctGGTCTTATGCACAGCCATACTGGGCCTGTTAAAGCTCAGGTTCTTAAAACACAGAGACTTTTATTCCTTTGAAGTGAAGGATTCAAAAGGAAGAACCATCTCCTTGGAGAAATATCGAGGCAAA GCAACTCTGGTTGTAAACGTGGCTAGTTACTGCCAGtacacagaaaaaaattacatcatGCTGCAGGAGCTCCAGAGAGAATTCGGATCATCCCATTTCACTGTCTTGGCCTTCCCCTGCAATCAGTTTGGGGAAatggagccaggccagaatgaGGAGATCCATTTTTTTGCTAAATCAAATTATGGAGTAACGTTCCCCATCTTCAGTAAGATAAAAATTCTAGGAACTGAAGCATCGCCAGCATTTAAATTTCTGATAG ATTCTTCCAAAAAGGAACCTAAGTGGAATTTCTGGAAATATCTTATCAGCCCCGAAGGTAAAGTTGTGAAATTCTTGAGGCCCGAAGAACCTATAGAAAACATCAAGTCAGATATAGCTGCACTGATTAGgcagatcattttaaaaaagagggaagaCCTTTAA
- the GPX8 gene encoding probable glutathione peroxidase 8 isoform X2 encodes MEPSLPVATYTLKSSKLKVKVFVIFISLVLCTAILGLLKLRFLKHRDFYSFEVKDSKGRTISLEKYRGKILPKRNLSGISGNILSAPKVKL; translated from the exons ATGGAGCCGTCTCTGCCCGTTGCAACATACACTCTAAAAAGCTCAAAGCTGAAAGTCAAGgtttttgttattttcatttctctGGTCTTATGCACAGCCATACTGGGCCTGTTAAAGCTCAGGTTCTTAAAACACAGAGACTTTTATTCCTTTGAAGTGAAGGATTCAAAAGGAAGAACCATCTCCTTGGAGAAATATCGAGGCAAA ATTCTTCCAAAAAGGAACCTAAGTGGAATTTCTGGAAATATCTTATCAGCCCCGAAGGTAAAGTTGTGA